One window of Microcoleus vaginatus PCC 9802 genomic DNA carries:
- the ruvB gene encoding Holliday junction branch migration DNA helicase RuvB: MAIISSKQQPPDPNLPEDIAPARRKKVAKPEAESLLESQELPDEINSKQDDKIRPQRLAEYIGQKDLREVLAIAIAAAKSRGEPMDHLLLYGPPGLGKTTMSLILAAEMEVECKITTAPALEKPRDIVGLLINLKAGDVLFIDEIHRLSKVTEEILYPAMEDCRLDITIGQGKSAKIRSIPLKPFTLVGATTKVGSLTSPLRDRFGLIQRLRYYEIDELSLIVQRTAQVLDTKITPEGAIEIARRARGTPRIANRLLRRVRDYSEVKNLKPIDAEVASLALELFNVDPLGLDWTDRRILTAMIENFNGGPVGLETLAASTGEDTQTIEDVYEPYLMQIGFLQRTSRGRMVTLAARKHLGFME, translated from the coding sequence ATGGCTATTATCTCCTCCAAACAACAGCCCCCCGACCCAAATCTACCTGAAGACATAGCCCCGGCCCGTCGCAAAAAAGTCGCCAAACCCGAGGCGGAATCGCTGCTAGAATCGCAAGAACTACCCGACGAAATCAACAGCAAACAAGACGACAAAATCCGACCCCAGCGCTTAGCTGAATACATCGGGCAAAAAGACTTGAGAGAAGTTTTGGCGATCGCAATTGCAGCCGCCAAATCTCGCGGCGAACCTATGGATCACCTGTTACTCTACGGGCCTCCAGGGTTAGGAAAAACCACAATGTCGCTAATTTTAGCAGCAGAAATGGAAGTTGAATGCAAAATCACCACCGCCCCAGCTTTAGAAAAACCGCGAGATATTGTCGGATTGCTGATCAACCTCAAAGCAGGCGACGTGCTGTTTATCGACGAAATTCACCGCTTATCTAAAGTTACAGAAGAAATCCTCTATCCGGCAATGGAAGACTGCCGCTTAGATATTACGATCGGTCAAGGCAAAAGCGCCAAAATCCGCAGCATTCCCCTGAAACCATTTACCTTAGTAGGAGCAACCACAAAAGTCGGATCGCTGACATCTCCATTGCGCGATCGCTTCGGCTTAATCCAAAGATTGCGCTACTACGAAATAGACGAACTGAGTCTAATTGTCCAAAGAACCGCCCAAGTTCTCGACACTAAAATCACCCCTGAAGGAGCCATAGAGATTGCCCGCAGAGCTCGCGGAACGCCCCGGATCGCTAACCGTTTGCTGCGGCGAGTTAGAGACTACAGCGAAGTCAAAAACTTAAAGCCAATTGATGCCGAAGTGGCCTCACTAGCCCTGGAATTATTCAACGTCGATCCGCTGGGTTTAGATTGGACAGATCGACGGATTTTGACAGCAATGATTGAGAACTTTAACGGTGGTCCGGTGGGTTTAGAAACTCTCGCAGCTTCGACAGGAGAAGATACTCAAACCATTGAGGATGTATACGAACCGTACTTAATGCAAATCGGATTTTTGCAGCGGACAAGTCGGGGCAGAATGGTAACTCTTGCTGCTAGAAAACATTTGGGTTTTATGGAATAA
- a CDS encoding Uma2 family endonuclease, with the protein MVQIQTRTLTLSEFLQLPETEPASEYVNGQIVQKPMPQGKHSKLQGKLVTTINEVVEPRKIALAFPELRCTFDGRSTVPDVTVFTWERIPVDENGDVANVFETYPDWTIEILSPGQSQTKVTGNILHGLKNGTQMGWLIDPMVRSILIYPPGKQPEILAKPEEVLPVPDWAAELRLTVGDLFGWLKL; encoded by the coding sequence ATGGTACAAATACAAACAAGAACACTAACTTTGTCCGAGTTTTTACAACTTCCCGAAACCGAACCAGCTAGCGAATATGTCAACGGTCAAATCGTCCAAAAACCTATGCCACAAGGAAAACACAGCAAATTACAGGGAAAGCTAGTCACTACAATTAACGAGGTAGTCGAACCGAGAAAAATTGCCCTAGCCTTTCCTGAATTGCGGTGTACTTTTGACGGCAGATCGACCGTGCCAGATGTCACAGTATTTACTTGGGAAAGAATACCAGTTGATGAAAATGGGGATGTTGCTAATGTATTTGAAACTTACCCAGATTGGACAATTGAAATTCTGTCTCCAGGCCAGAGTCAAACTAAAGTAACTGGGAATATTTTACACGGTCTGAAAAACGGCACTCAAATGGGTTGGCTGATCGATCCGATGGTGCGCTCGATCTTAATTTATCCCCCTGGAAAGCAACCAGAAATTTTAGCAAAACCCGAAGAAGTGTTGCCCGTTCCAGATTGGGCAGCAGAATTGCGGCTGACGGTAGGAGATTTGTTTGGGTGGTTGAAACTATAG
- the recN gene encoding DNA repair protein RecN, whose protein sequence is MLISLRIENFALIDCLDLDFGPSLNVFTGETGAGKSIILDAIDAVLGGKVDRRSIRTGAARAILEATFELDKAAALWLGEQEIEPIDGNLAVCSREINASSGALRTRSRLNGILVNRQLMDQLRDRLVEITAQGQTVHLGQETLQREWLDLYGGKKLTEARSIIASAWLGANNAKTALKRRRQSEQQRLQRLDLLEYQVRELGEAHIEDADELEQLEQESIRLGHVVELQQQSYQVHQALYQNDGDSASAADLLSKAEVILSDMAVYDVQLQPILEMVSDALAQATEASRQISSYGEQLEADPERLEEVEDRIRELKQICRKYGPLKEAIAYYQSIQNELNELLEGGESMEALELAYQNALEQLKDACSHLTTLRREAALKLETHLVGELKPLAMEKVQFQVEISPCTPTATGADQIAFCFSPNPGEPLQPLGAIASGGEMSRFLLAIKACFSQIESAGTLIFDEIDAGVSGRVAGAIAKKLYQLSDKHQVLCVTHQPLIAAMADFHFRVNKQTIEAEPSIDEPAAHSEPMERTVVRVAALNSEQRREELAQLASGRSATEAIAFAESLLVEAAGLRQTQSAKP, encoded by the coding sequence ATGTTAATATCCCTTAGAATAGAAAACTTTGCCTTAATTGACTGCCTGGATCTAGATTTTGGCCCGAGTTTGAACGTATTTACAGGGGAAACCGGCGCCGGCAAATCGATTATTCTAGATGCGATCGATGCAGTTTTGGGCGGGAAAGTCGATCGCCGATCAATTCGCACCGGAGCAGCGCGGGCAATATTGGAAGCTACCTTTGAATTGGACAAAGCCGCAGCTTTGTGGCTGGGCGAGCAAGAAATCGAACCCATAGACGGAAATTTAGCCGTTTGCAGCCGGGAAATTAACGCATCAAGCGGTGCTCTACGCACCAGATCGCGCTTGAACGGAATTCTCGTCAACCGCCAGTTAATGGATCAACTGCGCGATCGGCTGGTCGAAATTACCGCCCAAGGCCAAACCGTCCACCTCGGACAAGAAACCCTCCAGCGAGAATGGCTTGATTTATACGGCGGCAAAAAGCTTACTGAAGCGCGATCGATAATCGCCTCCGCGTGGCTGGGAGCCAACAACGCCAAAACAGCCCTCAAACGCAGGCGTCAGTCGGAACAGCAGCGACTGCAAAGACTTGATTTGTTAGAATACCAAGTCCGAGAACTCGGGGAAGCCCACATCGAAGACGCCGACGAACTCGAACAGCTAGAACAAGAATCAATCCGGCTGGGCCACGTCGTCGAATTGCAGCAGCAGAGTTACCAAGTCCACCAAGCCCTGTACCAAAACGACGGCGACAGCGCATCAGCCGCCGACTTGTTGAGCAAAGCCGAAGTAATTTTAAGCGACATGGCGGTTTACGATGTGCAGTTGCAACCAATCCTAGAAATGGTCAGCGATGCTTTAGCTCAAGCCACAGAAGCCAGCAGGCAAATTAGCAGCTACGGCGAACAATTAGAAGCAGATCCCGAAAGACTCGAAGAAGTAGAAGATCGGATTCGCGAACTCAAACAAATTTGCCGCAAATACGGGCCGCTCAAAGAAGCGATCGCCTACTACCAAAGCATCCAAAACGAACTAAACGAACTTTTAGAAGGAGGCGAGTCAATGGAGGCTTTAGAACTCGCATATCAGAACGCTTTAGAGCAATTAAAAGACGCTTGCAGCCACCTCACCACCCTGCGACGCGAAGCAGCCCTCAAACTAGAAACGCACCTCGTAGGAGAACTTAAGCCATTAGCAATGGAAAAAGTGCAATTTCAAGTCGAGATCTCCCCTTGTACCCCAACCGCTACCGGTGCCGACCAAATCGCCTTTTGTTTCAGCCCCAATCCGGGCGAACCTTTGCAACCTCTGGGCGCGATCGCCTCCGGGGGAGAAATGAGCCGCTTTCTACTCGCCATCAAAGCCTGTTTTTCCCAAATAGAAAGTGCTGGTACGCTGATTTTTGACGAAATCGACGCCGGAGTCTCCGGGAGAGTCGCCGGGGCGATCGCCAAAAAACTCTACCAACTTTCCGACAAACACCAAGTTCTCTGCGTCACCCACCAGCCGCTGATCGCCGCGATGGCTGATTTTCATTTTCGCGTCAACAAACAGACGATCGAAGCAGAACCAAGTATCGACGAACCCGCAGCCCACTCCGAACCAATGGAACGCACAGTAGTCAGAGTTGCCGCCCTCAACAGTGAGCAGCGGCGCGAAGAACTGGCCCAACTCGCCAGCGGCCGCTCAGCAACAGAAGCCATCGCCTTCGCCGAATCCCTGCTTGTCGAAGCCGCCGGATTGCGCCAAACTCAGTCTGCCAAACCCTAA
- a CDS encoding GAF domain-containing protein has protein sequence MKSASPNLPAMENNMTVTVEATVVSEKDDFTGVTEKHQEQYSQDASSSSALAKSPGLSGVLDLLNKESFTEVVKEVEEKLKVVNQTLGMLDNILDSQGFDAILNEMLQSITLKTGELLNADRSTIFLLDEEKNELWAIVAKDENGKNLEIRVPAHVGIAGEVATEKKVVNIPYDFYNDPRSANAKKVEERTGYRTYTMLAMPLLNEETGELVAVVQLINKLKPNHEHYGTLESQIDKAGFTQEDEQVFREFAPSIRLILESSKSFYAATQRQRAATALMNAVNALSQSGLDLEDTLKRVMDQAQELMNADRSTLWLIDEEKDELWTKIPFAGSLKELRIPRTAGFAGIVAESGEPLLIPFDVYDDPRAEMAKEVDPKTGYRTCSMLCMPVFNADHKLIAVTQLMNKKKQGEFPPYNPENWPQAPEQWKASFNRSDMEFMKAFNIQAGVALQNAKLFAEVKQQEQRQKDMLHALTNGVISTDKKGHIVATNPSATKLLGVSDAELAEGQSLRELIKLEKGDFAKWFDASLSPEDDKDRQQYYPDQVLLSCVGKPQSINLSINSMTDAIDPSKVNGALVVMEDISEAKQVKNLMYRYMTPEVAEALLASGDIGLGGKRKNVSVLFSDIRSYTTLTEKLQAEEVVVMLNKYFEVMVDVVFEYGGTLDKYIGDALMAVFGSPAPLDDHAWCAMQTAVKMREKLAEFNQERMANGELPIGIGMGVHSDEVVSGNIGSSKRMELTSIGDGVNLASRLEGASKQYGTDLIISDNTYRDYADRLYVRELDFITVKGKSEPVIVYELVGIREGYSPVGKSLTETQQKIVEHYTKGREHYKTPVSQRLSESEVKNILKDVAEMPEAEIKKLSYNLEQQLEHELRKLLYQLKKLSEYDPKNLSEADKLIVLLQTEIQLLKLEGMKNLSEDEAKMLLQAKIKRLSADDIKYLQEGEVKKLLEADILEPSNPQIKRLKPAEIRQLLQAKIKSRACETVAEMLDEEFENLGLDRVKKLLSEFKKALEPKAKQAFTDAEREFDAVLKVDPKNKAAKLHVDRCMLFQHAFSDVLNWDGVWNLTEK, from the coding sequence ATGAAATCTGCATCTCCCAATCTGCCAGCTATGGAAAACAACATGACAGTGACAGTAGAGGCCACTGTTGTCAGTGAAAAGGATGATTTTACTGGTGTCACTGAAAAACATCAGGAACAATATTCTCAGGATGCTTCTAGCAGTAGCGCCCTTGCCAAAAGTCCAGGATTATCCGGTGTTCTCGATCTCCTAAATAAAGAAAGCTTTACAGAAGTAGTTAAGGAAGTAGAAGAGAAACTTAAGGTTGTCAATCAAACCCTGGGAATGCTGGACAATATTCTTGACAGCCAGGGATTTGACGCCATCCTTAACGAAATGTTGCAGTCGATTACCCTGAAAACCGGGGAATTGCTGAATGCCGATCGCAGCACGATATTTTTATTAGACGAAGAAAAGAATGAACTTTGGGCGATCGTCGCTAAAGACGAAAATGGCAAAAATTTAGAGATCCGAGTTCCGGCCCATGTGGGCATTGCCGGAGAAGTAGCCACGGAAAAAAAAGTGGTGAACATTCCTTATGATTTTTATAACGACCCCCGCTCGGCTAACGCCAAAAAAGTTGAGGAAAGAACAGGATATCGCACTTATACAATGCTGGCGATGCCCCTGCTCAACGAAGAAACAGGAGAGTTAGTAGCAGTAGTTCAACTGATTAATAAACTCAAACCCAACCACGAACATTATGGTACTTTAGAATCACAGATTGACAAGGCAGGATTTACTCAAGAAGACGAACAAGTTTTTCGAGAATTTGCCCCGTCGATTCGCCTAATTCTAGAGTCTTCTAAATCTTTCTACGCAGCAACTCAAAGACAACGGGCCGCGACAGCGCTGATGAACGCCGTCAATGCTCTTTCTCAGAGCGGTTTAGACTTAGAAGATACCCTAAAAAGGGTGATGGATCAGGCCCAAGAACTCATGAACGCCGATCGCAGCACCCTGTGGCTGATCGATGAAGAGAAAGACGAACTGTGGACGAAAATCCCGTTCGCCGGCAGCCTGAAAGAACTTCGCATACCCAGAACAGCAGGTTTTGCAGGCATCGTCGCCGAATCCGGCGAACCGCTGTTGATTCCCTTTGACGTGTACGATGATCCTCGCGCTGAAATGGCCAAAGAAGTGGATCCAAAAACTGGCTACCGTACTTGCAGTATGCTCTGTATGCCAGTCTTTAATGCAGATCACAAATTGATCGCAGTTACTCAATTAATGAACAAAAAAAAACAAGGAGAATTTCCCCCCTACAACCCCGAAAACTGGCCACAAGCCCCCGAACAATGGAAAGCGAGTTTCAATCGCAGCGACATGGAATTTATGAAGGCGTTTAATATCCAAGCAGGAGTCGCCCTGCAAAACGCCAAACTATTTGCAGAAGTCAAACAGCAAGAACAAAGACAAAAAGATATGCTACACGCCCTGACTAACGGCGTGATTTCTACAGATAAAAAAGGCCATATAGTAGCGACCAATCCCAGTGCCACAAAATTACTGGGTGTCAGCGATGCCGAATTAGCCGAAGGTCAATCTTTGCGCGAGTTAATTAAGTTAGAAAAAGGCGATTTTGCCAAGTGGTTTGATGCGTCTTTGTCTCCAGAAGACGATAAGGATCGCCAGCAGTATTACCCCGATCAAGTTTTGCTATCCTGTGTAGGGAAACCGCAGAGTATCAATCTCTCGATAAATTCTATGACGGATGCGATCGACCCCAGCAAGGTCAACGGCGCGTTAGTCGTCATGGAAGATATTAGCGAGGCCAAGCAAGTCAAGAACTTGATGTACCGTTACATGACGCCTGAAGTAGCCGAAGCTTTGTTAGCTTCAGGGGATATTGGATTGGGCGGTAAGCGCAAAAACGTTTCGGTGCTGTTCTCAGACATTCGCAGCTATACCACACTTACGGAAAAATTGCAAGCCGAAGAAGTGGTAGTGATGCTCAACAAATATTTTGAAGTGATGGTAGATGTCGTATTCGAGTACGGAGGGACTCTCGACAAATACATCGGCGACGCTCTGATGGCAGTTTTTGGCTCTCCAGCGCCCCTAGACGATCATGCTTGGTGCGCCATGCAAACGGCAGTGAAAATGCGGGAAAAACTGGCAGAGTTCAATCAAGAGCGTATGGCAAATGGCGAACTGCCGATCGGTATCGGTATGGGCGTGCATTCCGATGAAGTTGTCAGCGGCAACATCGGCAGTAGCAAACGCATGGAATTGACTTCGATCGGAGACGGCGTAAACCTCGCCTCTCGCTTAGAAGGCGCTAGCAAGCAGTACGGCACCGACTTGATCATCAGCGACAATACTTACAGAGATTATGCCGATCGGCTCTACGTGCGAGAACTCGACTTTATTACTGTCAAGGGCAAAAGCGAACCCGTAATCGTTTACGAACTCGTCGGCATCCGCGAGGGATACTCGCCAGTGGGCAAGTCACTAACCGAAACACAGCAAAAAATTGTAGAACATTACACCAAGGGGCGCGAACATTACAAAACTCCAGTCAGCCAAAGACTCTCAGAAAGTGAGGTGAAAAACATCTTAAAGGATGTCGCCGAAATGCCGGAGGCAGAGATTAAGAAACTGTCCTACAATCTAGAGCAACAGTTGGAACACGAACTAAGGAAGCTGTTATATCAACTGAAAAAGCTGTCAGAGTACGATCCGAAAAACCTGTCAGAAGCCGACAAACTCATCGTACTGTTGCAGACAGAAATCCAACTGCTGAAATTGGAAGGAATGAAAAACCTCTCGGAAGACGAAGCCAAAATGCTGCTGCAAGCAAAAATCAAGCGGCTATCAGCAGACGATATTAAATACTTGCAAGAAGGCGAAGTCAAAAAACTCTTGGAAGCAGACATCTTAGAACCATCAAATCCCCAAATCAAGAGGCTGAAACCCGCAGAGATCAGGCAGCTATTGCAGGCGAAAATTAAAAGTCGGGCCTGCGAGACAGTTGCAGAAATGTTAGATGAGGAATTTGAAAACCTGGGACTCGATCGGGTGAAAAAACTGCTGAGCGAGTTTAAGAAAGCCTTAGAACCAAAAGCCAAGCAAGCCTTTACAGACGCTGAACGCGAATTTGACGCCGTTCTGAAAGTTGACCCGAAAAACAAGGCAGCTAAATTGCACGTCGATCGCTGTATGTTATTTCAGCATGCGTTTTCAGATGTACTCAACTGGGATGGTGTGTGGAATCTCACAGAAAAATAG
- a CDS encoding inorganic pyrophosphatase — protein sequence MNNWNSQSGDVEWVDQVYQLLLEIARSSLSDIPRIPENITVKAIPLIQKVQSIQQRPDGQVFKSGSFSVNDHEWVDRVCQLLVELTSASLSEQPKMPENLAGRSLALADRAQKIKEDIEENGAGTPADEEDNSLQSPDALLSLLHHSLKTQRAKSYNPDAPEWQQVLSLLDVVQSIYKQIQN from the coding sequence ATGAATAATTGGAATTCGCAATCGGGAGATGTTGAGTGGGTAGATCAGGTTTACCAACTATTGCTGGAGATTGCTCGCAGCTCCCTGTCAGATATCCCCAGAATCCCGGAAAACATCACTGTTAAGGCTATCCCTCTGATCCAGAAGGTACAAAGCATTCAACAAAGACCTGACGGGCAAGTGTTCAAATCCGGTTCCTTTTCAGTAAACGATCACGAATGGGTCGATCGAGTCTGTCAACTATTGGTAGAACTAACCAGCGCCTCTTTGTCCGAACAGCCCAAAATGCCGGAAAACCTTGCAGGCAGATCTTTAGCCCTCGCTGATCGAGCACAAAAAATTAAAGAAGATATCGAAGAAAATGGAGCCGGAACCCCAGCAGATGAAGAGGACAATTCCTTACAGTCTCCAGACGCGCTGCTTTCCCTCTTGCACCACAGTTTGAAAACTCAGCGCGCCAAAAGCTACAACCCCGATGCCCCCGAATGGCAGCAAGTCTTGAGCCTGCTCGACGTAGTGCAGTCAATTTACAAGCAAATCCAAAATTAA
- a CDS encoding serine/threonine protein kinase, which produces MSGQNIGDLSKEILADRYQCDRRLGKQAGRQTLLARDLKTQQQVVVKLLSFSSDFNWEDLKLFEREVETLKSLSHVAIPRYLDSFEIDTPNRKGFALVQSYIEAKSLQEYLSDGRTFSESEVKQLATALLDILAYLHQRQPPVIHRDIKPSNILLKNRSGNSVGEVYLVDFGAVQTLATQQGKTVTVVGTYGYMPPEQFGGRAVPASDLYSLGATLIALITKQHPADLPQKDLQLEFEQFTQLTPGFTNWLKWMTHPSLDRRPASVQIAKEVIEKPQQIHKYSLPLRQGKTVDTFSLFGNAIGRSTWMVTLSVGACAPIYSTFIIPVQGTIIEALFIGIFLGLLLGLGNGIIVGIVTRLWFFPLTNPKLHRQVLTVISIVLCTSTSIVFFRIMDLNTLKDLSGEIFMVLAHSLIAGLSMGASSKSIARWYQKESGL; this is translated from the coding sequence ATGAGCGGACAAAACATCGGTGATTTGTCAAAAGAAATATTAGCCGATCGCTATCAGTGCGATCGGCGGCTCGGCAAGCAAGCAGGAAGGCAAACCTTACTCGCCCGCGACTTAAAAACCCAACAGCAAGTAGTAGTCAAACTCCTCTCATTCAGCAGCGACTTTAACTGGGAAGACTTAAAACTGTTTGAGCGAGAAGTCGAAACCTTAAAATCCCTATCCCATGTCGCAATTCCCCGATATCTAGACTCCTTTGAAATCGACACCCCCAACCGCAAAGGATTCGCCCTAGTTCAGAGTTACATCGAAGCCAAATCCCTACAAGAATATCTTTCAGACGGCCGCACCTTCAGCGAAAGCGAAGTCAAACAATTAGCCACAGCATTATTAGACATCCTCGCCTACCTGCACCAGCGACAGCCCCCGGTGATTCACCGCGACATTAAACCCAGCAATATTTTACTCAAGAATCGATCGGGTAACAGCGTCGGCGAAGTCTACCTAGTCGATTTCGGTGCAGTTCAAACTCTAGCAACCCAACAAGGGAAAACAGTCACCGTTGTCGGAACTTATGGCTATATGCCGCCCGAACAATTTGGCGGGAGGGCGGTTCCCGCTTCCGACTTGTACAGCTTGGGAGCAACATTAATCGCTTTAATTACCAAGCAGCATCCTGCAGACTTGCCACAGAAAGATTTGCAGCTCGAATTCGAGCAATTCACCCAACTGACTCCCGGTTTTACCAATTGGCTAAAGTGGATGACGCATCCCAGTTTAGATCGCCGTCCCGCTTCAGTGCAAATAGCAAAAGAAGTTATAGAAAAACCACAGCAAATACATAAATATTCCCTGCCCTTGAGACAGGGAAAAACGGTGGATACCTTCAGCTTGTTCGGGAATGCGATCGGGCGCAGCACTTGGATGGTAACTCTAAGTGTAGGAGCTTGTGCACCAATTTACAGCACCTTTATTATTCCGGTACAGGGGACAATTATCGAAGCATTATTCATCGGTATTTTTCTCGGCTTGCTGCTGGGGTTGGGGAACGGAATAATCGTAGGGATTGTGACGCGCTTGTGGTTTTTTCCCCTAACTAATCCCAAACTTCACCGACAGGTCTTAACTGTAATTAGTATCGTCCTCTGTACCTCGACAAGTATCGTCTTCTTTCGGATAATGGATTTGAATACGCTAAAGGATTTGAGTGGTGAGATTTTCATGGTGCTTGCACACTCGCTAATTGCAGGACTGTCAATGGGGGCAAGTAGCAAGTCCATTGCCCGGTGGTATCAAAAAGAAAGTGGACTGTAA
- a CDS encoding serine/threonine protein kinase, whose product MTSKILAERYEVQRQLGKQTGRQTLLARDLQTQKLVVIKQLFLGSDFEWQDLKLFEREAETLKALSHPAIPRYLDYLEIDEADTKGFALVQTYVEGKTLEEHLHSGRTFSETEVQELAKSLLEILIYLHEQNPSVIHRDIKPSNILLHSRSAHSVGQVYLVDFGSVQNQAAKFCGTITVVGTYGYMAPEQFGGRSVPASDLYGLGATLIYLVTGLHPTELSQQDLKIQFADRVTHLNSNLVDWLEWMTEPSLNKRLSSAWEAWLSLKNPCSTDKTTMAVQWQGSDIKLTKNSEFIEVIIPPQEVDFGLSAMLSGLIATQVTLLISFDNGDIHPHLLLILGSFLAVAGVLKFIEALFLEVRLRIDRQQISYSSHLLGLRWNNSKAAPRPDICQLEIEQIGYKVSQMIIQTSNQKYRLGVKQGLSESEIEWLATELSQWLGLKIQITLTDGKKKISM is encoded by the coding sequence ATGACCAGCAAAATATTAGCAGAACGCTACGAAGTGCAGCGGCAACTAGGAAAACAAACAGGTCGCCAAACGCTGCTGGCTCGTGATTTACAAACTCAAAAATTAGTTGTCATCAAACAGCTATTCCTCGGCAGCGATTTTGAATGGCAAGACCTCAAGCTATTTGAACGAGAAGCGGAAACTTTAAAAGCACTTTCTCACCCAGCAATTCCCCGCTACCTCGATTACCTGGAAATTGACGAAGCAGACACTAAAGGATTTGCCTTGGTACAGACTTATGTAGAGGGGAAAACTTTGGAAGAGCATTTGCACTCGGGACGTACTTTTAGCGAAACCGAGGTGCAAGAATTAGCTAAATCGCTGTTAGAAATTTTGATTTATTTGCACGAGCAAAATCCGTCTGTAATTCACCGCGATATTAAACCCAGCAATATTTTACTGCACAGCAGATCTGCCCACTCCGTCGGACAAGTTTATTTAGTTGATTTCGGTTCGGTGCAGAACCAAGCTGCAAAATTTTGCGGCACAATTACAGTAGTGGGAACGTACGGGTATATGGCACCGGAACAATTTGGCGGGCGCTCGGTTCCGGCTTCTGACCTCTACGGTTTAGGTGCAACTTTAATTTATTTGGTAACAGGTTTGCATCCCACTGAACTGTCGCAACAGGATTTGAAAATTCAATTTGCCGATCGGGTAACGCATCTCAATTCTAATTTAGTCGATTGGCTGGAGTGGATGACAGAACCTAGTTTAAACAAACGGTTATCCTCGGCTTGGGAAGCATGGCTATCGCTAAAGAATCCCTGCTCGACCGACAAAACTACTATGGCAGTCCAGTGGCAAGGCAGCGATATTAAATTGACCAAAAATTCGGAATTTATAGAAGTTATAATTCCGCCGCAGGAAGTCGATTTTGGTTTAAGTGCCATGCTTTCGGGTTTGATTGCGACGCAGGTCACATTATTGATCAGTTTTGATAACGGGGATATACATCCGCACCTTCTTCTGATACTAGGAAGTTTCTTAGCTGTGGCAGGAGTATTAAAGTTTATCGAGGCACTATTTTTGGAAGTACGTCTCAGAATCGATCGCCAGCAAATATCCTATAGCAGCCATCTGCTCGGGTTGAGATGGAATAATTCCAAGGCAGCCCCCAGACCGGACATTTGCCAGTTGGAAATTGAACAAATTGGATACAAAGTTTCTCAGATGATTATTCAAACCAGCAACCAAAAATATCGACTAGGAGTGAAGCAGGGACTAAGTGAATCAGAAATCGAGTGGTTAGCGACAGAACTAAGCCAGTGGTTGGGATTGAAAATTCAAATAACTTTGACAGACGGTAAAAAGAAGATATCGATGTGA
- a CDS encoding inorganic diphosphatase, translating into MDLSLIPAQPKPGLLNVLIEITAGSKNKYEFDKDLQAFALDRVLSSSVQYPCDYGFIPNTLADDGDPLDGMVMMDEPTFPGCIIAARPIGMLEMIDGGDRDEKLLCVPDKDPRYAHYKSLKDVAPHRLDEIAEFFRTYKNLEKKVTEILGWQDVDQVMPLVEKCIAADRK; encoded by the coding sequence GTGGACTTATCGCTAATTCCGGCACAGCCGAAACCAGGACTGCTCAACGTCCTCATCGAAATTACCGCCGGTAGCAAAAACAAGTACGAATTTGATAAAGACTTGCAAGCCTTTGCTCTCGATCGGGTGCTTTCTTCCTCAGTCCAATATCCGTGCGACTACGGCTTCATACCCAATACCTTAGCCGATGATGGCGACCCCCTCGACGGCATGGTGATGATGGATGAGCCCACATTTCCAGGGTGCATAATCGCAGCCCGTCCGATCGGAATGCTGGAAATGATCGATGGAGGCGACAGGGACGAAAAACTGTTGTGCGTTCCCGACAAAGACCCGCGCTACGCTCACTATAAGTCCCTCAAAGACGTAGCCCCCCACCGCTTGGACGAAATAGCCGAATTTTTTAGAACCTACAAAAATTTGGAGAAAAAAGTCACGGAAATTCTGGGTTGGCAAGATGTGGATCAAGTTATGCCCTTAGTGGAAAAGTGCATCGCAGCCGATCGCAAATAA